One stretch of Acholeplasma laidlawii PG-8A DNA includes these proteins:
- a CDS encoding PTS transporter subunit IIC — protein sequence MEKSSNMGVDLASSTPTFWNKVKTFLSKTLNGMTFGIFGTIVVGAIIQTLGIITGIDVLNLRVAPVLTSLLGMGIGLSIGLSLKVDGLKLIMLSVAGGIGTLVKIDFSMPGWFDPVKVSNNPITAYFVVIGAYFAIQAIFRKKTAYDLFFIPIVGILSAVLVTYLISWPIDRFMEMIYSTIKFFMQLEPFVTSAFVALIFGILLTLPFISSAGVAIAVFSVPFGVGNALAIPDPIAIAAMCAAAIGCSTQMVGFSVQTLRKNNLGSIFTVGLASSMFQFKNVMRKPIVWAPTLIASFILAPLSYFIFDGYQWFINLIPVGHQFSAVWAGMGTSGLVGILQPLTITNFSLDGWLFVSSMILFPLVLVFWLDVVFIKLNWYTENDLILDANL from the coding sequence ATGGAAAAATCAAGTAACATGGGTGTAGATTTGGCATCATCTACACCAACATTCTGGAATAAGGTCAAAACATTTTTATCTAAAACATTAAATGGGATGACATTTGGTATATTTGGAACGATTGTTGTTGGAGCAATTATCCAAACATTAGGGATCATTACAGGTATTGATGTATTAAATTTAAGAGTAGCACCTGTATTAACCTCACTTTTAGGTATGGGGATTGGTCTAAGTATTGGTTTATCACTAAAAGTCGATGGCTTAAAACTCATTATGTTATCTGTTGCAGGTGGTATTGGAACACTTGTTAAAATTGACTTTAGTATGCCTGGGTGGTTTGATCCAGTTAAAGTATCAAACAATCCAATTACAGCCTATTTTGTAGTTATTGGGGCATATTTTGCAATACAAGCCATCTTTAGAAAGAAAACAGCCTATGATTTATTCTTTATTCCAATTGTAGGTATATTGTCAGCTGTTTTAGTAACTTATCTCATTTCATGGCCAATTGATCGTTTTATGGAAATGATTTATAGCACGATTAAATTCTTTATGCAGTTAGAACCTTTTGTGACATCTGCATTTGTAGCACTTATATTTGGTATTTTATTAACATTACCATTTATTAGTAGTGCCGGTGTTGCTATTGCAGTATTTTCTGTACCATTTGGAGTAGGCAATGCACTAGCTATTCCAGATCCTATTGCAATTGCAGCAATGTGTGCTGCAGCGATTGGTTGTTCAACACAAATGGTAGGTTTTTCTGTTCAAACCCTAAGAAAAAACAATCTAGGGTCAATTTTTACAGTTGGCCTTGCTAGTTCAATGTTCCAATTTAAAAATGTTATGAGAAAACCAATTGTTTGGGCACCAACTTTAATCGCAAGTTTCATCTTAGCACCACTAAGTTACTTCATTTTTGATGGTTATCAATGGTTTATTAATCTTATACCAGTAGGACATCAATTTAGTGCAGTATGGGCTGGTATGGGGACATCCGGATTGGTTGGAATTCTACAACCACTTACAATCACTAATTTTTCATTAGATGGTTGGTTATTTGTAAGTTCCATGATACTATTTCCATTAGTCTTAGTATTTTGGTTAGATGTTGTATTTATTAAATTAAATTGGTATACAGAAAACGATCTTATTTTAGATGCAAATTTATAA
- a CDS encoding nicotinate phosphoribosyltransferase: MKRNLALLTDFYELTMSNGYFKDNRHNQVAVFDVFFRSIPDDGGYAIFAGLESIIEYIKNLTFDKESIEFLRNKKIFDEGFLTYLENFKFTSDVYAIKEGTPIFPNEPLMVIKGPIIECQLIETFVLLSINHQSLIATKASRIVREAKGRPVFEFGARRAHSYDAANLGARSAYISGVTGTSNTLADFMYGIPSSGTMAHSYVQSFPSEYEAFKSYALNYPDNCLLLVDTYDTLHEGIPNAIRIHNEVLKPMGKYLKGIRIDSGDLAYLSKKVRALLDEAGLTETKITVSNSLDEFIIRDLIVHQEAEIDAFGVGERLITARSEAVFGGVFKLSAIEENGQIVPKIKISDNVAKTTIPGFKQLYRFYDENDMAIADVITLHNEEIDPSKPYTLFDPNHPWKQKVVEKYRVEKLLVPIFEKGKLVYELPSIEAIRKHKEINFNKLWKEVIRLKFPHEYYVDLSQDLWDLRRALVVKHKH, translated from the coding sequence ATGAAACGAAATTTAGCGTTATTAACAGACTTTTATGAACTGACTATGTCCAATGGATATTTCAAAGATAACCGCCATAATCAAGTGGCAGTATTTGATGTATTCTTTAGAAGTATTCCAGATGATGGCGGTTATGCAATATTTGCTGGTCTAGAATCTATTATTGAATACATTAAGAATTTAACATTTGATAAAGAATCAATTGAATTTTTAAGAAATAAAAAAATATTTGATGAAGGTTTTTTAACTTATTTAGAAAACTTTAAATTTACCTCTGATGTTTACGCGATCAAAGAAGGTACTCCAATTTTCCCTAATGAACCATTAATGGTTATTAAAGGACCTATCATTGAATGTCAACTCATTGAAACATTTGTACTACTTTCAATTAATCATCAATCCTTGATTGCAACAAAGGCATCAAGAATTGTAAGAGAAGCAAAAGGTAGACCAGTCTTTGAATTTGGTGCAAGAAGAGCACATTCTTATGATGCAGCAAATCTAGGTGCTAGAAGTGCATATATTAGTGGTGTTACAGGTACGTCAAATACCTTAGCTGACTTTATGTATGGCATTCCATCTTCTGGTACAATGGCACATTCCTATGTTCAAAGTTTTCCTAGTGAATATGAAGCATTTAAGAGCTATGCCCTAAATTACCCAGATAACTGTTTATTATTAGTAGATACCTATGATACTTTACATGAAGGTATTCCAAATGCTATAAGAATTCATAATGAAGTTTTAAAGCCAATGGGTAAATACTTAAAAGGTATTCGAATTGATTCGGGTGACTTAGCTTATTTATCTAAGAAAGTACGTGCTTTATTAGATGAAGCAGGTCTAACTGAAACTAAGATTACTGTATCGAACTCATTGGATGAGTTTATTATCAGAGACTTGATCGTACATCAAGAAGCAGAAATCGATGCTTTTGGTGTCGGTGAAAGATTAATCACTGCAAGAAGTGAGGCGGTCTTTGGTGGTGTATTTAAGTTAAGTGCAATTGAAGAAAACGGTCAAATTGTGCCGAAAATTAAAATTTCTGATAATGTTGCAAAAACAACTATTCCAGGATTTAAGCAACTTTATCGCTTCTATGATGAAAATGATATGGCCATAGCAGATGTCATTACACTTCACAATGAAGAAATAGATCCATCTAAACCATATACATTATTTGATCCAAATCATCCTTGGAAACAAAAGGTGGTAGAAAAATATAGAGTAGAAAAACTTTTAGTACCTATCTTTGAAAAAGGTAAACTAGTTTATGAACTACCTTCAATAGAAGCAATTAGAAAACATAAAGAAATTAATTTTAATAAACTTTGGAAAGAAGTAATACGTTTAAAGTTTCCACATGAATACTATGTTGATTTATCACAAGATTTATGGGATTTACGACGAGCATTAGTAGTTAAGCATAAACATTAG
- a CDS encoding acetate kinase, whose product MKILSVNAGSSSLKFQLLQMPEEFEIASGLVERIGNKNAEFKIKFNGSSKTQSDLVVLDHSVAVDLVIKGLLENKVIASLDEIQGVGHRVVQGGQLFKESVVIDDDVVIKIASLNDLAPLHNPANIIGINAFRKAISNVIHVAVFDTTFHQTMPEENFLYGTPYEWYTKHGVRKYGFHGTSHQYVSELAHARLGKDHSRIIVAHIGNGASITAVRDGKSIDTSMGLTPLEGFPTGTRSGNVDPAIFQLMQQKEGYSLEKTLNELNKNSGYLGISGVSHDSRDIIAAAEGGNKRAQLALDIQAKRIVDYIASYYVLLGGLDALVFTAGIGENAKEVRKLICDRLGVLGIKLDDNKNNSRGDKEISSDASNVKIWVIPTNEEVMIARDVLRLQNK is encoded by the coding sequence ATGAAAATTTTATCGGTTAACGCTGGAAGTTCCAGTTTAAAGTTCCAATTATTACAAATGCCAGAAGAATTTGAAATCGCATCTGGTTTAGTTGAAAGAATTGGTAATAAAAATGCAGAATTTAAAATTAAATTTAACGGCTCATCTAAAACTCAAAGTGATTTAGTCGTTTTAGATCACTCAGTAGCTGTTGATTTAGTTATCAAAGGTTTACTAGAAAATAAGGTGATTGCTTCTTTAGATGAAATTCAAGGCGTTGGACACCGTGTTGTTCAAGGTGGACAATTATTTAAAGAATCTGTAGTCATTGATGATGATGTGGTTATCAAAATTGCATCTTTAAATGACTTGGCACCACTTCATAATCCAGCAAACATTATTGGTATTAATGCTTTTAGAAAAGCGATATCAAATGTAATTCATGTTGCAGTGTTTGATACAACATTCCATCAAACTATGCCAGAAGAAAACTTCTTATATGGTACACCATATGAGTGGTATACAAAACATGGTGTTAGAAAATATGGTTTCCACGGTACATCACACCAATATGTATCTGAACTTGCACATGCACGTTTAGGCAAAGATCATTCAAGAATAATTGTTGCTCATATCGGTAATGGTGCATCTATTACAGCTGTAAGAGATGGTAAGAGTATTGATACATCTATGGGCTTAACACCACTTGAAGGCTTCCCAACGGGAACACGTAGTGGTAATGTAGACCCAGCAATCTTCCAATTAATGCAACAAAAAGAAGGTTATTCATTAGAAAAAACTTTAAACGAGTTAAATAAAAATAGTGGATATCTAGGTATTTCAGGGGTTTCACATGACTCTAGAGATATTATTGCTGCAGCAGAAGGCGGCAACAAACGTGCTCAGTTAGCACTTGATATTCAAGCTAAACGTATTGTTGATTACATTGCATCCTACTATGTTTTACTAGGTGGTTTAGATGCTTTAGTATTTACTGCAGGTATTGGAGAAAATGCAAAGGAAGTTAGAAAACTTATTTGTGACAGACTTGGTGTATTAGGCATCAAACTTGATGATAATAAGAATAATTCAAGAGGCGATAAAGAAATTTCTAGTGATGCTTCAAATGTTAAAATTTGGGTTATTCCTACAAATGAAGAAGTCATGATCGCTCGTGATGTATTAAGATTACAAAACAAATAG
- a CDS encoding MATE family efflux transporter → MEQGISKNTQRMLNGKHIWLYMLLLSLPILINNLIKSFNGMVDIYFIARIKDVSTETIDSAIAALNIHESFNNLILAIGVGLSIAAMAIVSQFVGAKREDKAKFYAGQLLTIALIVGIALTLVILGFSWFFIDLLGAKGQTFNFALEYFNIRSLELVGVIFFLVYQAIRQAQGSTITPTLLNIGGILVNIGFTWYFVEVLNWGVAGSAWATLIGNLIFVPLMILDLFISRRYMRLKLSAFVPKKKTLKEIWPFAYPATVSHSVTFLGFLIINSFVLSQFGDVISASFSTGNKLSNLLMNPIYAITTIGAVFIGANIGNRQPERALKVYKQSGRMTFTITVVAILVAILFRKEFVTLLVGTQNDRLIEVSVEYTLWLLLTQPVMSIFQNYMAIFNGSGQSKLGLKAQSFRLWGLRIPLLFGLWFLFPEMKYSVVWTAMNISNVIALFHAHYLRKNIELDIKVNLEDDESEVLV, encoded by the coding sequence ATGGAACAAGGCATTTCAAAAAATACACAACGCATGTTAAACGGGAAGCATATATGGCTATATATGCTCCTTTTATCGTTACCGATACTTATTAACAACTTGATCAAGTCTTTTAATGGTATGGTTGATATTTATTTTATCGCTCGCATCAAAGATGTAAGTACTGAGACGATTGACTCAGCTATAGCTGCATTAAACATTCATGAGTCATTTAATAACCTCATTTTAGCAATTGGTGTTGGTTTATCGATTGCAGCTATGGCGATTGTATCCCAATTTGTAGGGGCTAAAAGGGAAGATAAAGCAAAATTCTATGCTGGTCAACTTCTTACAATAGCACTTATTGTTGGGATTGCATTAACGCTTGTAATTCTAGGTTTTTCTTGGTTCTTTATTGATTTGTTGGGAGCTAAGGGACAAACATTTAATTTTGCTTTAGAATATTTCAATATTCGAAGTCTTGAACTTGTAGGTGTTATATTTTTCTTGGTTTATCAAGCGATTAGACAAGCCCAAGGATCAACCATTACACCTACGCTTTTAAATATTGGCGGTATTTTGGTAAATATAGGTTTTACATGGTATTTTGTTGAAGTGCTTAACTGGGGTGTAGCAGGCTCTGCTTGGGCAACATTAATCGGTAACTTAATTTTTGTTCCACTGATGATTCTAGATTTATTTATTAGTCGCCGATACATGAGATTAAAATTAAGTGCCTTTGTACCTAAAAAGAAAACTCTAAAAGAAATATGGCCATTTGCATACCCTGCAACCGTGTCACACTCTGTAACATTTTTAGGATTTTTAATTATTAATTCATTCGTTTTAAGTCAGTTTGGAGATGTCATATCGGCATCATTTTCAACCGGTAATAAACTAAGTAATTTACTTATGAATCCAATTTATGCAATTACCACGATTGGTGCAGTATTTATCGGTGCAAACATCGGTAACAGACAACCCGAAAGAGCACTAAAAGTATATAAACAATCTGGTAGAATGACCTTTACAATTACCGTAGTAGCAATTCTTGTAGCTATACTATTTAGAAAAGAATTTGTAACTTTATTAGTAGGTACACAAAATGATCGATTAATTGAAGTATCGGTAGAATATACATTATGGTTACTACTAACTCAACCCGTAATGTCGATCTTCCAAAACTATATGGCGATTTTTAATGGAAGTGGACAGTCTAAGCTTGGACTTAAAGCACAATCATTTAGATTATGGGGATTACGTATTCCACTATTATTTGGTCTATGGTTCTTATTCCCTGAAATGAAATATAGTGTTGTTTGGACAGCGATGAATATATCCAATGTGATTGCTTTATTCCATGCACACTACTTAAGAAAAAACATTGAACTAGATATCAAAGTGAATTTAGAAGATGATGAAAGTGAGGTGCTCGTATGA
- a CDS encoding branched-chain amino acid ABC transporter permease yields the protein MQIVVDILNSILFDAAILSLVTMGIVLIFRTSITTNFAQGTIATFSAYTVTAIVDLVFRAYLPNMPMALILILSMIIGIITASLIGLFIDVVLIRHSRFTNPIAKQMITMGVIMLLTGLQTVIFTQLGMETRTPQFFTDSLGTHKIISYVLTIVVIGTIFVMLKFTKWGIGVRATASNEKVASMMGVNTKRITLTSWAIASALGALAAALYAPTIFTLSPNMMVGMQVNGFLAAVLGGFTSFGGPIIAAVLMTSARVIATKLLFGVPVVILGSQIDVWVPAFVYLVLFIVILFKPLGLFGKKIVKKV from the coding sequence ATGCAAATAGTAGTTGACATATTAAATTCAATTCTATTTGATGCGGCGATTTTATCGCTCGTCACAATGGGTATTGTATTAATATTTAGAACTTCAATCACAACAAACTTTGCACAAGGTACGATTGCAACATTCTCTGCTTATACAGTTACAGCAATAGTTGATCTCGTGTTTCGTGCTTACTTACCAAATATGCCAATGGCACTAATTTTAATTCTTTCTATGATCATTGGTATTATTACTGCATCTTTAATTGGTTTATTTATAGATGTTGTATTAATCAGACATTCAAGATTTACAAACCCTATTGCAAAACAAATGATAACCATGGGTGTTATCATGCTTTTGACAGGTTTACAAACTGTTATATTCACTCAGTTAGGTATGGAAACAAGAACACCACAATTTTTCACTGATAGTTTAGGAACTCATAAAATCATTTCTTATGTTCTCACTATCGTTGTAATTGGTACAATCTTCGTAATGCTTAAGTTCACTAAATGGGGAATTGGTGTTAGAGCAACAGCATCTAATGAAAAAGTTGCAAGTATGATGGGTGTTAATACAAAGAGAATTACTTTAACATCTTGGGCGATTGCCAGTGCATTAGGTGCATTAGCAGCTGCACTTTATGCGCCAACAATCTTTACACTATCACCAAACATGATGGTAGGTATGCAAGTTAATGGATTCTTAGCAGCAGTATTAGGTGGATTTACATCTTTTGGTGGTCCAATCATTGCAGCAGTTTTAATGACTTCTGCAAGAGTGATTGCAACAAAATTATTATTTGGTGTTCCAGTAGTAATCTTGGGATCACAAATTGATGTATGGGTTCCAGCATTTGTGTATCTTGTATTATTTATCGTAATTCTATTTAAGCCTTTAGGTTTATTTGGCAAGAAAATAGTGAAGAAGGTATAG
- a CDS encoding branched-chain amino acid ABC transporter permease yields MKDKMIKLRKSMASYISLSNLPKILLFMFLMLVVPLLLGFPASTLTFLTKFMVLSIVGLGFSILLGYTGLASLGTAGFIAIGTYVLGFMHNQMNASLFVVIIVGIALALLLGAIVGVISLRIEGMYLAIITLGLSEIIIEFLRNAISITNGNGGLQLQGFSIFGITHSTVNLEYIQAFYIFIIVVLGIFMLLYSNIVTSQTGRAMLAVKNNTSAAQAMGISILKYRLLAFILSTITALVGGILYVSIDAYTEPNLWTLAISLNILAAIILGGSKSMWGVLIGMFIIFGLRDVVLVRVPFFAENGNAIFFFTGIIVILIIMFYPQGLIKLLEKQWFKLKNYIKNKMNKKGVLEHENVKKD; encoded by the coding sequence ATGAAAGACAAGATGATTAAATTACGCAAAAGTATGGCTTCATATATTAGCCTTTCAAATTTACCTAAAATATTATTATTTATGTTCTTAATGTTGGTAGTGCCTCTATTATTGGGTTTTCCAGCATCTACATTAACATTCTTAACTAAATTTATGGTGTTATCTATTGTTGGTTTAGGATTTTCAATATTACTTGGCTATACAGGCTTAGCATCATTAGGCACTGCAGGATTTATCGCAATTGGTACATATGTATTAGGTTTTATGCATAATCAAATGAACGCAAGTTTATTTGTAGTGATCATTGTAGGTATTGCCCTAGCTTTACTATTAGGTGCGATTGTTGGTGTCATTTCCTTACGTATTGAAGGAATGTATTTGGCAATTATTACACTTGGTTTATCTGAAATTATAATTGAGTTTTTAAGGAATGCAATTTCAATAACTAACGGTAATGGTGGACTACAATTACAAGGATTTAGTATCTTTGGCATTACCCACTCAACTGTTAATCTGGAGTATATTCAAGCATTCTATATATTCATTATAGTTGTCTTAGGTATCTTCATGTTACTTTACTCAAATATCGTTACATCTCAAACAGGTCGTGCGATGCTTGCTGTTAAAAATAATACAAGTGCTGCACAAGCTATGGGTATTTCAATCTTAAAATATAGATTATTAGCGTTTATCTTATCTACAATTACAGCATTAGTTGGTGGTATCTTATATGTGTCAATTGATGCTTACACAGAACCAAACCTTTGGACACTTGCTATCTCGTTAAATATTTTAGCTGCTATTATCTTAGGTGGATCTAAATCGATGTGGGGTGTTTTAATTGGTATGTTTATCATCTTTGGTTTAAGGGATGTTGTATTGGTTCGTGTACCTTTCTTTGCTGAAAACGGAAATGCTATATTCTTCTTTACAGGAATTATTGTCATATTAATTATTATGTTCTACCCACAAGGTTTAATTAAATTACTTGAAAAACAGTGGTTTAAACTTAAGAACTATATAAAAAACAAGATGAATAAGAAGGGAGTTTTAGAACATGAAAATGTCAAAAAAGATTAA
- a CDS encoding ABC transporter ATP-binding protein produces the protein MKMSKKINQIKLNWLIQRKKALNLKIDYYKLQDKVDRVTSLKLKLDHINKSIEKIVQLQDNQNSYSIDEGVILDIQNLTMKFGGLTAVDDLSFKVKKGEIFGLIGPNGAGKTTIFNCITQFYKTPHGRTFFVNNENELVNLSEIAVHNVIKEGVVRTFQNIELIWELSILENLLIAGHTLYTSNFFDHLFRTPKYRREDKVIRAKAMHILKELNLEAYTHVYPLGLPYGILKLVELARTLMTNPSLIILDEPAAGLNEQETEKLAQTIKKIQQDFKATIFLVEHDMGFVMNLCNTICAISFGKMLAIGTPEEIKKHPKVQEAYLGGE, from the coding sequence ATGAAAATGTCAAAAAAGATTAATCAGATAAAACTCAATTGGCTTATTCAAAGAAAAAAAGCATTAAATCTAAAAATTGATTATTACAAGTTGCAAGATAAAGTGGATAGAGTAACTAGTCTGAAACTTAAACTTGATCACATCAATAAGTCTATTGAAAAGATAGTACAACTTCAGGATAATCAAAATAGTTATTCAATCGATGAAGGTGTGATACTGGATATTCAAAATCTAACCATGAAGTTTGGTGGATTAACAGCAGTAGATGATTTAAGTTTTAAAGTGAAAAAAGGCGAGATATTTGGACTTATCGGACCAAACGGTGCTGGTAAAACTACAATATTTAACTGTATTACACAGTTTTATAAGACACCTCATGGACGTACTTTCTTTGTTAATAATGAAAATGAGTTAGTTAATTTAAGTGAGATTGCTGTGCATAACGTCATTAAAGAAGGTGTTGTAAGAACGTTCCAAAATATTGAACTTATTTGGGAACTATCTATCTTAGAAAACTTACTGATAGCTGGACATACATTATATACTTCAAATTTCTTTGATCACTTATTTAGAACCCCTAAGTATCGTAGAGAAGATAAAGTAATTCGTGCTAAAGCAATGCATATTCTTAAAGAGCTAAACTTAGAAGCTTATACACACGTATATCCTCTAGGGTTACCTTATGGTATCTTAAAATTAGTAGAACTTGCTCGTACATTAATGACAAATCCATCACTTATCATCTTGGATGAACCAGCTGCTGGTTTAAATGAACAAGAAACTGAAAAATTAGCACAAACCATCAAAAAGATTCAACAAGATTTTAAAGCAACCATATTCTTGGTTGAACACGATATGGGTTTTGTGATGAATTTATGTAATACAATTTGTGCAATATCCTTTGGTAAAATGCTTGCCATAGGTACACCTGAAGAAATTAAGAAGCATCCTAAAGTACAAGAAGCATATTTGGGTGGTGAATAA
- the trhA gene encoding PAQR family membrane homeostasis protein TrhA, translated as MSKKVKKEKRIQTIGEEVANSVSHGLMTVFGIVGLIMMLIKSTDGFEVASAIIFGLSMIILYLSSTMYHALAFTGAKSVFKRFDHIGIYMLIGGTFAPIFLLLPAFRVPIFGMEGWLPLGLLLCILQWVLIITGMVFKSIWVYRFQTMHIVIFLLLGWSGLYFMIDLYKYSPSTMWLILLGGLSYSIGVIFYKQSDKPYFHFIWHLFVGLGTILQFMAIYNYLII; from the coding sequence ATGAGTAAAAAAGTAAAAAAAGAAAAAAGAATTCAAACAATTGGTGAAGAAGTAGCAAATAGTGTATCACATGGTCTGATGACAGTATTTGGTATCGTCGGTTTAATTATGATGCTTATCAAATCCACGGATGGATTTGAAGTAGCGAGTGCCATCATATTTGGACTTTCAATGATTATACTATACTTAAGTTCAACCATGTATCACGCGCTTGCATTTACAGGTGCTAAATCAGTATTTAAAAGATTTGATCACATTGGTATTTACATGCTAATAGGTGGTACGTTTGCACCCATATTCTTATTGTTACCAGCTTTTAGAGTACCTATATTTGGTATGGAAGGTTGGTTACCTTTAGGTTTATTACTTTGTATACTACAATGGGTTTTAATTATTACAGGTATGGTATTTAAATCCATTTGGGTTTACAGATTTCAAACCATGCATATTGTCATATTCTTATTACTTGGCTGGAGCGGTTTATACTTTATGATTGACCTTTATAAATATAGTCCATCAACTATGTGGCTGATTTTATTAGGTGGTCTTAGTTATTCGATTGGTGTTATATTTTATAAACAATCAGATAAACCGTATTTTCACTTCATCTGGCACTTGTTTGTAGGTTTGGGTACAATCCTACAATTTATGGCAATTTATAATTATTTAATAATTTAA
- a CDS encoding arsenate reductase ArsC translates to MKKIAFVCVHNSCRSQMAEGFAKAYGEGIIEVYSAGTENYPEVKPLAVEVMHEVGINLDSQYPKLLDEIPIPDILITMGCNANCPWVPNDYHEDWGLDDPSGKGIEAFRVTRELIKTKVIELINLVKNEQI, encoded by the coding sequence ATGAAAAAAATCGCATTTGTATGTGTACATAACAGTTGCCGTAGCCAAATGGCTGAAGGGTTTGCAAAAGCATATGGTGAAGGTATTATCGAAGTATATTCTGCTGGAACTGAAAACTATCCTGAAGTTAAACCACTTGCTGTAGAAGTCATGCATGAAGTTGGTATAAACCTAGATAGCCAGTACCCTAAACTACTCGATGAAATTCCTATACCTGATATATTAATCACCATGGGATGTAATGCAAATTGCCCATGGGTACCTAATGATTATCACGAGGATTGGGGTTTGGATGATCCAAGTGGTAAAGGTATTGAAGCATTTAGGGTCACCAGAGAACTTATTAAAACTAAAGTAATTGAACTCATAAATCTCGTAAAAAATGAGCAAATATAA
- a CDS encoding ABC transporter ATP-binding protein: MNIIEIKDLVIDYGIVRAVKGVNLNVKKGTIVALLGSNGAGKTSLIRSVSGATKVKSGEILFNGVDIKNIEPYKIAGMGVKQSPEGRMILNGLTVEENLLVGAYTVPKKRIPELLQSVYTYFPRLQERRKQQASTLSGGEQQMLSIGRALMGEPEVLLLDEPSLGLAPLIVKDIFEIIIKIRDAGKTILIVEQNALQTLKIADYAYILELGKIVSEGKGQDLVKDESLINAYLG; the protein is encoded by the coding sequence ATGAACATTATTGAAATTAAAGATCTTGTGATCGATTACGGTATCGTAAGAGCTGTAAAAGGTGTCAACCTCAACGTAAAAAAAGGAACCATTGTTGCCCTACTTGGCTCTAATGGTGCGGGTAAAACCTCACTTATTAGATCCGTATCTGGAGCAACCAAAGTGAAATCTGGTGAAATTTTATTTAATGGCGTAGATATTAAAAATATTGAACCTTATAAAATTGCTGGTATGGGTGTTAAACAATCACCTGAAGGTAGAATGATTCTAAATGGTCTTACTGTTGAAGAAAATCTATTAGTTGGTGCCTACACAGTACCTAAAAAGCGTATTCCAGAGTTACTACAAAGTGTATATACTTATTTTCCTAGACTTCAAGAAAGAAGAAAGCAACAAGCATCTACCTTATCCGGTGGAGAGCAACAAATGCTTTCAATTGGTAGAGCACTTATGGGAGAACCAGAAGTATTACTACTAGATGAACCATCTTTAGGTCTCGCACCACTCATTGTTAAAGATATATTTGAAATTATTATTAAAATTCGTGATGCTGGTAAAACAATTCTAATTGTTGAGCAAAACGCATTACAAACACTTAAAATTGCAGATTATGCATATATTCTTGAATTAGGTAAGATCGTAAGTGAAGGTAAAGGTCAAGACCTAGTGAAAGATGAATCGCTAATCAATGCATATTTAGGTTAA
- a CDS encoding tRNA (cytidine(34)-2'-O)-methyltransferase translates to MIHVVLCQPEIPQNTGNIMRTCVGSGVHLHLIKPLGFKIDDTKLRRSAVDYYDALNFEIHEDFESFQNEHPGTYLYLSRYGRKTHSAPNYQAIKGDIYLVFGSESYGIDRALLSKNIENTFRIPTNDKIRSLNLSNAVAITVYEVLRQLGYPELSEEEPESLKGSDYLKQFKE, encoded by the coding sequence ATGATACATGTTGTATTATGCCAACCTGAAATTCCTCAAAATACTGGAAATATCATGCGTACATGTGTAGGTAGTGGTGTCCATCTGCACTTAATTAAACCCCTTGGTTTTAAAATAGATGATACTAAACTTAGACGTAGTGCTGTGGATTATTATGATGCTTTAAATTTTGAAATTCATGAAGATTTTGAAAGTTTTCAAAATGAACATCCAGGCACATACTTATATCTATCAAGATATGGTAGGAAAACTCATAGTGCACCGAATTATCAAGCGATTAAAGGTGATATCTATTTAGTCTTTGGATCTGAATCTTACGGAATTGACAGAGCATTATTAAGTAAAAATATTGAAAATACATTTAGAATACCTACAAATGATAAAATTAGAAGTCTTAACTTGTCAAATGCTGTGGCAATTACAGTCTATGAAGTATTAAGACAGTTAGGTTATCCTGAGTTAAGTGAAGAAGAACCGGAAAGTCTAAAAGGATCAGACTATTTAAAACAATTTAAGGAGTAA